Within the Arachis duranensis cultivar V14167 chromosome 10, aradu.V14167.gnm2.J7QH, whole genome shotgun sequence genome, the region GTTTGTCAAGCTTCCTCACCAACTCTCAAACTGCAATATTACTTCAGGTTTACTTCTCTGCCCATTGATATGCCTAATAATGGCAGTTGGAAACTCAGCTCTCATACTTGGTCTTTGGACTGCACACTGTATTTGGACATATTATTGTGAACTACACAATTAGGGCCTATTCTGAAGATTGTTACATGCATAAGTGTACTACCGGTGCTGTTGGTTTTGTGGCCGGTGGTTGGCATCGTTGGGAGTATTGTAGGTGGAGCAGCCTATGGATTTCTTTCGCCAATTTTCGCTACTTTGAAAGCTGTagaggaaggaaaagaagatAAACTTTGGCACTGTTTTATTGTATGTTTTGCTTTCGAAGTTAACAAAATTCTTGTTTGTTATTTGTCTTCTCTTGTGGTAAGtcaatccaaaaatatgatgcTGCATTCACAGGATGGTACATGGAGCACTGTTTCAAAGACCTTTGATACTGTCAAGGATGTAAAAAATCTTTGTTACCATTCTTATTTTGATGTTATGGACGACTTGCGACTAGAAGGGCCTCCAGATGACAAATATTACGAGATCAGGTTTTATGTCATTTATTTCTCACTATGGTTGTTATATTATCATAATATCATGTTCCTACTGAAGTCATTGCTTGAACCATTTGGCTAAGAAGGTGTGAAATCCATGTTTCCTTGCTGATGCAGGCTGCATTATTTACTTGGTGCTGTTATAGCTGCAGTTCTTGGGATCATAGTTGATACGCCAGCGGTATCATTTATTGCCATATGCAAAGGTCCTTACATGCTATTTAAAGGGTGGAATCGTTTGTTTCATGATCTTCTCGGCCGTGAAGGTCCTTTCCTGGAGACAATATGTGTGCCTTTTGCAGGCCTTGCAATCCTTCTGTGGCCACTGGCTGTCATTGGGGCCGTTCTGGCATCCATTATAGCCAGTGTCTTTCTCGGTGCCTATGCAGGTGTTGTGACCTATCAGGTCAGCCCTCATATAAGTTTTCTGTATCTCTGTTAATATCATAGGTAGTGTTAGTACTCAATGCTCATGTAACATAGGCAACATTGAATCCTTTTCTCACTAGCATCGCTGAGTGGCAACTCAACGACACCTTAAATGGATTTCTATTTTCTGAATCTTAAAAAGCCTACCATTTTTGTGCCTTGTCTTAAACATGTAATTTACAATTCAGCTGAATAGATGTTGATACTAATACTAAAAGTATCCATCCTTGGATCTGATTTGAGGATTAGATGTCTTTATTTGTTCCTTAAAAATGCAGGAGTCTATCTTCTTTGGCCTTCGGTACATTATTGCGGCTTTATCCCTTTATGATGAATACAGCAATGACATTCTTGGCATGCCAGAAGGATCCTGCTTCCCTAGGTTCTTATTCTGTTATGCTGCATAATGTGTCCTTATGATTCTGCAGTTAATGCTTTTGACAAGTTTGGTATTTGATAGGCCTCAATATCGGAAAAAGGTCAAAATATCGCGGACAATTTCCCATTCGGACTCCCTGTCAAAGCTAAATCGCCTACGAAAGACTCCTTCTcgaacattttcactgaaagATAATATTGTTGAGTTGAAACCACTGGAGgtattcttttcaaaattttgtccAATGATGCATGACTCGAAAATACGACACCTTTTTTACCCTCTTGAATGTTCAAGTTCTGCATCAGAATTCAGCATTTGTTCTAAATGAATATTTGTTCATGACTAGTGTAGCTGTTTGATGCCTTGTTCAAGGACTGTTATAATGAAGCTGAAACACTGGTTTCCGAAGAGCTGATAACCCGCGACGACATAGAAGCGGCCAAGTCTGGTAAAGGGAGTAGAGTCATTAGTATTGGTTTGCCAGCATACTGCCTTCTCCAGGTGCTCTTGCGCTCTGCGAAGGCCGATTCTGAGGGTTTATTGTTGAGTAAGTAGAAGACTTGTCCCACTGAGATTACTTTTTCCCCAAGTTTCAGGTTTACACTTTCTTTTATGCTCTTTCACATGCTCCCTTGGCTTTAGGTATGTAAGatttttggtttcttcttttttctttttcgataTAGGTGATGGTACCGAACTAACTGGCACAAACAAGCCAAAAGCTAAGATTTTTGAATGGTTGATTAATCCCCTTTTGATCATTAAAGAACAAATCAAAGCAGAAGATCTTTCTGTTTCGGAAGAGGACTACCTCGGCAAGTTGGTTCTCTTGAATGGTCATCCAAATAGGGTAGAAAATTCAACAATAGCAGCTCCTGAATCTGACCGCAAACGTGCTGAGCTTGATGCATTGGCCAGAAGGTATGTCATACatgcatatatgattgaaaaaagaaCAAGGTTCTAAAAACCGAACTAGTCATTGAACCATAGAGTTAGAGGTTCAAAGGTTTAGAGGTTCAACCAGAGTTGAatcgaataaaataaataatatatttatgtataatatatttttagaacaaaaattgattttttttttgtattttattacgTTAAACCGGTTAGTTGTTAAAAATCGAACCAGTTCAATCGGTAATTGATTTTTTGATTGGGTTTTCCGATTCTTTGACTGGTTCATTGCCAATCGATTTTTTCCCGATCCGCACTAGTCTGGTGATAGATTCCAAATTTAACCAGTTGAACCGGCCAGTTCGATCCCAGTCTAAGAACCATGGATAAAAGTAAACTTTTATAGAGACATGAATGATGTAACTTTTCTTCAAATGAAATTGTGTAAGTTACTTAATGTTACAATATTGAATAGTTTTTATTGGACTGTTACACTATATGAAGCACGGACACTTTAAGTGTTGAGTTGCCGTATCCACGTGTCAGACACATTTCGGATACGATACTCATCGACACTCGTCCGACACGCGTGTCTGCTGTGTCCAAccgtatcttaataaaaaataaaaaaattcttcttcGGATACACTTGAACACACCTAAATACTATCACATGTCAGCAtgttcaattttattaaaacaaaaaatattttaaatattttatataattaaaagaagacattaaaaagttaaaaaattattttatattttatatcaataaaatatcaaaatattattgtaatttatctaaaaagtactttatattttatatattagttGTGTCCCTGTgttttataagattttaaaattcgtgtGTCTGGATGTCCCGTGTCGTGTCGTGTCCGGTGTCAGTGTCCATGCATCATAACACTGCATAATATAACACGTGTCTACATCTTAGCTTGTATACGTGTGAGTAGCTACAATATCAAAATTGGGTATCATTTTTCCTTCGTCCatcattttgtttaatttttgtttcttagGCTACAAGGGATCACGAAATACATGACAAGGTTACCAACCTTCAAGCGGCGGTTCGATGATCTGGTGAAAACATTGTCTCATGAGCTTGCTGAGAGACATGGAGGagcatcatcatcaacaacaatcaCCAGATCAAAGAGTGCCTTTCCTCGAATTATGAGCACGAAATCCTCCAAAGGCAAAAGAACTAACGGTCTTGATGAAGCGTCTGAACATGCAAGAGATTTAGATACTTCATTGTAAGAAGGAAAACAATGTGTGTTCTCCAGATAGCAGTTTTGCTCAAAGAATGATATTTGTGTCTATAATATGTTTGTAAGAATAAGAATATTGTAAAAATGGGTCCAATAGAATGCCTTATATTTCAATCCATTTGcacttctctttatttttatagcAGCAAACGTATTTAGTATTTACACACGTAATGCCAATGTCACTATTTTGCTTCAGTTAATATGCATGACTATTTAGTCTCTATTTGTTTTGGAGAACAGGACAAAACAAGATTCCGAGATTAAGACATAAAAGATAGagatacaaaattttgtgttcttgtattctatttggtgataaactagaacaaattatgaaagtctaatttattttcattcaaaaaatttgagacgaaaaatataattataaaaaattaacaaaaataataaaaaaaagaaataagttatgttttttgttagtgtctctgtgtcttttctatcaggatggacacaaaatacactaattcagtgtctctgAACACGTTATCTCTATCCATTTCTCATCTGTTAAATGAACGATTTTGTGTCTTTGTGTCCCTGTCTCAATGTATTGTTTCTGTAAACAAAAGCAGCcatatatattacatatataattattcatgtaaatttttattttctttttgtagtgAGAAGATGCTTTGATGTctatgttattaattaattctctcaaaaactaattattacataaaaaaaagaataaaaaataaaaacacatgaatgactttatatttgttttgtattattagtgtaAAAATGTTGTAAGGATATTTAGTAATTGACAGAATCATGAACCATCTACTATTTTAAGAATCGTCAAATATAAGTTATTGTTTTATGACTATTCATGAAatgaaagtaaaaagtaaattttcttttatgatGTGGAGTTATGTAAAggaatttaattgaataattttttaaatgataaatttaaaaattaattatttttactgatgcaacaaaattcataatgatTAGTTGGTTAATTGACTAAAACTGAGAAAGTTGCAACGTTCGAAAAATTGCTCCTTTAATGACACCAACTGTATTTGGCGCAAACCCGTTTCTTCCTCACTCACTCATCACTTTTCTTCATCATCGTCACAGCCATTGACACCAAAATTagcatcaccatcttcttcttcttggaaGCAACAACATCAAAATGTGGAATTTCGAGTGTGATTGGTACTCTCCCAAGAGCCTCCTCAGCATTCCCACTCATTATGATCTCCCAGTACTTCCAAAACTTCACCATCTCTATTGtcaattctttctttcttctatttgtTTGTAATGAAATTgctttttgatttggtgaagggTGATCGGTTCATACCAAATAGGAGTTTGATGGATCTTGATCAAGCCCAGAGTTTGCTCACAAACAGGACCAAAAAGATTCATAACAAGCAATTCAATGTACTTGattacttcttttcttttcaattttcatgcCAAGAAACAAACTTTGAAGCCTTGATTACGCACTGCCAAGAAACGTTTTCCCATTCTAGAATATTGGATGCCTCAGAATCACTGgttcttgtttaattttgtaTTCTTTTTCCCTTCCTTTTCTGTGGAACTAATGAATTGGTCAAATTAGAGGAATTGCATGTGTTTAGGGTTAGGAGCTTTAacttgtgtgtgtgtgtgtttttttttcccTCTGCAGGATGTGTACAGAAAGAAAGTGGATGAGCAACTGAGTTTGGATTCAGAAGGTAATCCTTTCAAGATGCTGGTTTTCAGGGGAAGCCCCAAATCAAGTAGAAAATCCATCCGGCATATCGATGAGATTCGAGAGGGAGAGGCAAGGGCGCTTCAAAACAGTTGCAATCCCTATATGCTTCGTAAATTGCCAAAGGTTTCTGTTCACTTTTTTTCACTGCATTTTGCAATCTGTCCTGAACAACAGAAGTGTAGAAACTTGGAGGTTGTTTGCGAAGACTTTCTAAATTTAGATATATCTTATCTTGCAAGCAACATTGCatatattattcaaattttcTTGTAGTATATTAGCTGAAGCAAAATCCTTGTAATAGGtatagtttatttatatttatatagtatataattTGAATATTACAAAGATGAGAttaatatcatatcatatagTCCTTTCTAATCAAGTCTCTCATGTGTCATTATATATACTTCTTGAAGTATACAATCCCCATCCCTGCAAAAGTTGTTAGAGTCATACATTGAGAAAATAGAATTGGAATCAAATCCATCaatttcttcatcattttctagATTTATCTTCTGGTTGAGTAAACTGAACTACTGTGAATGCAGGGTGAATCAAGGATATTGGATGCACCAAATATTAGAAATGATTACTACACAAACCTTCTGGACTGGGGGAAAAACAACATTCTAGCGGTTGCGTTAGGCTCAGAAATGTACCTTTGGAACTCACAGAATAGCAATGTACTTAAGTTGTTTACAGTCACTAACAACAATTATCCGGCTAGTGTTGCTTGGTCCAACGATACTAGATACATTGCAATAGGATTTATGCACTCTAATCTTCAACTCTGGGATCCTGAGACTTCAAAGCTGGTAATGCACCTCTCTATTAATATTTGGTGTACAAAGTGTCTTGATGTACTTAAGTCCTTGATTCTTGTAATGTACACTTAGGTAAGAAACCTGGAAGGTCATGATCAAAGGGTTGCAACCACTGCATGGAATAGTCATATTTTAACTTCTGGAAGCCATGACACATCTATAATCAATCATGATGGTAACTAGAAACCCCTTTCAGCCCCTTTGATGCATTTATAGTATAATAAGATGTGTGTTAAATAAGGGTTGTTTGGTTTGtgaacaaaaaatagaaaatggaattttattgttttcagaAAGTTTTGACAATAGTGTTTCGGGAATTTTGGTGCTTCTATAGTTTAAAGTGCTTGATTTTAGTCCTACATTAAATGTTGATGTGACAATCAAATATAAATGTGAAAAGTTAAATAATGATATCTCTTGTTTTATCATGCCTGCATTGACTAAAATAATGGTAGAAACAAAAACCAAAGAACAGAAGTTTATACTTTATAGAGACAAATAAAAGAATCATGAATTATGATAATATCATCATaccttatttcttttctttttggtgtGTTGTTGTAAGCAGTTAGAGCAAGAAATGTGATTTCAAGAGTAAAAGCACACAAAGCAGAAGTTTGTGGCTTGAAATGGTCAAGCAGGGGGAACATATTGGCAAGTGGTGGCAAtgaaaatgttatttatttatgggACTCATCAAAGATGAGTTCTTCCAACTTCTTGAACTGTTTCAAGGATCATTCTGCTGCAGTGAAGGCCCTTGCTTGGTGCCCTTATGATTCAGATGTACTTGCTTCTGGAGGTGGCACCCATGACAGATGTATTAAGTTATGGAATGTGCAAAAAGGAACCTGCATTCGCAGTATAGATACCAAAGCTCAGGTAAGTTAGGCATTTTTCTGCTTctaaagtataaaaatattctGTGACATAATGTGATAGAAACAAGTCAAATTACTTAAGTGCACACAAACTTTGCCACACCTTGCTTGTATCTGGCAACACTTACCATCTTATTGATCAATTCAGGTTTGTGGCTTAGAATGGAATAGGCATCACAAGGAGATATTAAGTGGCCATGGCTTTAGTACAAGTGCAGATCAAAACCAACTCTCTTTGTGGAGGTATCCATCGATGACAAAAATCGGCGGCTTGGATCGACACACTTCTAGAGTCCTCCATGTATCTCAGGTATGGTCtgaattattattagtattttctcAAGTGATAGATTTGTATGCTTGATCAATTACAATAGCTTCAAATGGCTTCTTGCAGAGCCCTGATGGGTTAACAGTGGTGTCAGCTGGGGCAGATGAGACTCTTCGCTTTTGGGATGTTTTTGGACCACCTGTTACTCAGAATTCACATACCTCGGATCTAAATAGTCTTTTATCTCTTAAGATATCCCCAATAAGATGAAGGAAACAAAACAATTTTGTCCTCTTATTCATTTTTGTGTAAATAGTTATACCATTGATCTTGTTACATCAGTCAGGTTTTAGAAATACAATATTGTAAATGAATTCATTATTGAGACATGCACATAATATTAGTCCAAAAGAGAAACAATGCTTGTTAATCTGACAAATGACATTATTAGACTTGGTTAGGTAAAGCTTTTCGACAAGGTGCtcattttgtgtttggtaaataaaaaagacCATGTATTTATGCTTGCAGCTTTTAAAAGATCGAGGTACTTTTAAAAGCACCTAAGGTGGAACTTTTCAAAATTGGCttgtacttttcaaaatttaaaagtctaatataactttatatatcaactaattttcaaatttaacgCTTAAATTTGTCTCTTATAGtacttttaaattctaaaaGCTATGTTACCAAACATAATTGTTGTTGCTTGTGCTTATTgaaagttattttaatttaatttatcaaacataAATGCTACACTTCTTAAAAAgtcatcttttaaaaattagctTTTACAAGctacttttgaaaaataaaaactttaccAAACTAAGCCTTAAATCTATAGAATCTAGCTAAATCCGCAACTCATTCTAAAATCTAAATGATTAAATGTCATGTGTCAATAATTGTTCTTTTAATTGATACCAGAGAGAATATACCTTAATCTGTTAAAAATTTAGATGTTCTTTCTCTTATTTAATTGAGAGATAAAAATACACGTTTTAGACAGAAAAAAATATCGtccaaatatattaattttttaataaaactaatggagtaatttttttttaaaaaaaaaggcagACAATTTTTCTGTTCTCACCATGAAGTGATCCACAAGGTGGTGTTGCCATTAAGAAAGGAATTTATCAGAATGAGACAATGAGGAGAATAAGATAACAAATGGGGGGCAAAACAAAGAGAAGATCCTTAATTACATCCTTTGAAATAAGCGAAAAGAATAATACATTTCTTGAAATAACGCAAATTAATGGTAACTCTCTTCAAGAATAGTGGCAAAATGTTCCATTGAGTTAATTATTGGACACATTATGCCCAAATTCTTTTCTTTGGTGCAAGATCTGATGTCCTTATCTCATCTATCTTTGCTGCCACAATGAAATCGTTCATGCTCAATCCCCCTGCAAAATTTTGAAACCATTTCTAGTGTCCTTTTGCAACATCAAACTTCTAATtcagcaaaaataaataatgtgaAATCCAATGAAACCGAATGTAGTGCATTTTTGTTCTTTCAGAAAATTTTGCatattttaaattcattatCATTTTGGAATTTCAACTGGAAGCATAATTTTTATACCATTTTTATCCTATGACACTCTTCCGTCAATCTTCCATTCCGTTTAGGACCTATAAGTCCATTGCAAATTTTTCTCAAGGACATGTTCGTACTTTTTTTTTACCTTAAGGACCTATAAGTTTATCACAAAATTCTTCATAGATCTATTTGTCTAAAAGGGTTATCAGAGTCATTTGtctatatttttcataaaaatattataataaactgAAAGATTTTTCTTAATTCTTGTAGACAACCTTAAAAAACAAACATTGTGAAACAGATGGAGTATTCTTGACTTGTTGTTCCAAGGTTATATGGCTTACCAATGGAAGCTGTCCATAGTTCTGCTCTAACTTGATTGGGTTGTTCCAAGTGAATACTTGGGAAATGGCCAGCATGCTCTGCTACTTTAGAGATTCTGTTAATGAGTTCAACTCCGCATTTAAAATCTCTCAATTTCCACAAGCATTGAAGCTTAAATCCACCTTCCTCCTTCAATAGTCTCCAACCCACAACCTACatagaccaagagaaaataagTTTAAGCTGGACAATGCAAGTGTACCTCAGTACCTCTACCATTGAGGGAGAAGAAACTTGCTTGATCACGACATATCAATCACCAAATCGgtattatatatttcttataCATGTTATTTTCACATATTTTTTCAACAAAATAATCAGCGACTAGAATAATCAAATCTGTTATAATAGAATAATCAAGTCTATCAGAGCAGACTAAATTTTTGTAC harbors:
- the LOC107471499 gene encoding LOW QUALITY PROTEIN: uncharacterized membrane protein At3g27390 (The sequence of the model RefSeq protein was modified relative to this genomic sequence to represent the inferred CDS: inserted 1 base in 1 codon) — translated: MEPPKGIWASLWSFICFLPYFIGLMLLGTIKGLLLCPLICLIMAVGNSALILGLWTAHCIWTYYCXTTQLGPILKIVTCISVLPVLLVLWPVVGIVGSIVGGAAYGFLSPIFATLKAVEEGKEDKLWHCFIDGTWSTVSKTFDTVKDVKNLCYHSYFDVMDDLRLEGPPDDKYYEIRLHYLLGAVIAAVLGIIVDTPAVSFIAICKGPYMLFKGWNRLFHDLLGREGPFLETICVPFAGLAILLWPLAVIGAVLASIIASVFLGAYAGVVTYQESIFFGLRYIIAALSLYDEYSNDILGMPEGSCFPRPQYRKKVKISRTISHSDSLSKLNRLRKTPSRTFSLKDNIVELKPLELFDALFKDCYNEAETLVSEELITRDDIEAAKSGKGSRVISIGLPAYCLLQVLLRSAKADSEGLLLSDGTELTGTNKPKAKIFEWLINPLLIIKEQIKAEDLSVSEEDYLGKLVLLNGHPNRVENSTIAAPESDRKRAELDALARRLQGITKYMTRLPTFKRRFDDLVKTLSHELAERHGGASSSTTITRSKSAFPRIMSTKSSKGKRTNGLDEASEHARDLDTSL
- the LOC107471500 gene encoding cell division cycle 20.2, cofactor of APC complex-like, which encodes MWNFECDWYSPKSLLSIPTHYDLPGDRFIPNRSLMDLDQAQSLLTNRTKKIHNKQFNDVYRKKVDEQLSLDSEGNPFKMLVFRGSPKSSRKSIRHIDEIREGEARALQNSCNPYMLRKLPKGESRILDAPNIRNDYYTNLLDWGKNNILAVALGSEMYLWNSQNSNVLKLFTVTNNNYPASVAWSNDTRYIAIGFMHSNLQLWDPETSKLVRNLEGHDQRVATTAWNSHILTSGSHDTSIINHDVRARNVISRVKAHKAEVCGLKWSSRGNILASGGNENVIYLWDSSKMSSSNFLNCFKDHSAAVKALAWCPYDSDVLASGGGTHDRCIKLWNVQKGTCIRSIDTKAQVCGLEWNRHHKEILSGHGFSTSADQNQLSLWRYPSMTKIGGLDRHTSRVLHVSQSPDGLTVVSAGADETLRFWDVFGPPVTQNSHTSDLNSLLSLKISPIR